From a region of the Zingiber officinale cultivar Zhangliang chromosome 4B, Zo_v1.1, whole genome shotgun sequence genome:
- the LOC121975537 gene encoding transcription factor bHLH80-like isoform X1, with product MMHRITSKEPQSELLRTQLHMSSGLARFRSAPSAFLGDIFDELFPLPPETDTMFPRFSTTNLSDNHSSGSGQFRPPDSLELPSSRHNFISPSATPPTFSEHQIENIRNSSNLTRQVSSPAAALSSYLNADNVGYAMMSSSNSYRNKDLPSISCSPRQNSLMSQISEIRSKGSGHGSESETQFEDAVPCRVRAKRGCATHPRSIAERVRRNKISERIKKLQELVPNMDKQTNTADMLDLAVVYIKNLQKQVKMLTEEQANCTCSSSKKRKYPSNGVAECCKI from the exons ATGATGCACAGAATTACGTCGAAGGAACCCCAATCGGAACTCCTCCGCACACAACTACATATGAGCTCCGGCCTTGCTCGGTTCCGGTCAGCTCCGAGCGCGTTTCTCGGAGACATCTTCGACGAGTTGTTTCCTCTTCCGCCCGAGACTGATACCATGTTCCCCAGATTCTCGACCACAAACCTCTCAGATAATCACTCTTCGGGCAGCGGCCAGTTCCGGCCGCCAGATTCGTTGGAGTTGCCCAGCTCCCGTCATAACTTTATATCTCCCTCAGCTACGCCGCCGACGTTTTCTGAACATCAGATTGAAAACATCAGGAACTCGTCCAATCTCACTCGCCAAGTGAGCTCTCCTGCTGCCGCCTTATCTTCCTACTTGAATGCAGATAATG TAGGCTACGCTATGATGAGCAGTTCAAACAGTTACAGAAACAAGGATCTTCCTTCAATCAGTTGCTCACCGAGGCAAAACTCTCTGATGTCTCAGATTTCTGAGATCCGAAGCAAAGGAAGTGGCCATGGCAGTGAATCAGAGACTCAG TTCGAGGATGCAGTTCCTTGCAGGGTTCGAGCCAAACGGGGTTGCGCTACTCACCCACGGAGCATCGCTGAGAGG GTGAGGAGGAATAAAATTAGTGAAAGAATTAAAAAGTTGCAGGAACTTGTTCCTAACATGGATAAG CAAACCAACACCGCCGATATGCTCGATTTAGCAGTCGTTTACATCAAAAATCTACAGAAACAAGTCAAG ATGCTTACAGAAGAGCAGGCAAACTGCACCTGCTCATCTAGCAAGAAGAGGAAGTACCCGAGCAATGGAGTGGCCGAGTGCTGTAAAATATGA
- the LOC121975537 gene encoding transcription factor bHLH80-like isoform X2 — MMHRITSKEPQSELLRTQLHMSSGLARFRSAPSAFLGDIFDELFPLPPETDTMFPRFSTTNLSDNHSSGSGQFRPPDSLELPSSRHNFISPSATPPTFSEHQIENIRNSSNLTRQVSSPAAALSSYLNADNGYAMMSSSNSYRNKDLPSISCSPRQNSLMSQISEIRSKGSGHGSESETQFEDAVPCRVRAKRGCATHPRSIAERVRRNKISERIKKLQELVPNMDKQTNTADMLDLAVVYIKNLQKQVKMLTEEQANCTCSSSKKRKYPSNGVAECCKI; from the exons ATGATGCACAGAATTACGTCGAAGGAACCCCAATCGGAACTCCTCCGCACACAACTACATATGAGCTCCGGCCTTGCTCGGTTCCGGTCAGCTCCGAGCGCGTTTCTCGGAGACATCTTCGACGAGTTGTTTCCTCTTCCGCCCGAGACTGATACCATGTTCCCCAGATTCTCGACCACAAACCTCTCAGATAATCACTCTTCGGGCAGCGGCCAGTTCCGGCCGCCAGATTCGTTGGAGTTGCCCAGCTCCCGTCATAACTTTATATCTCCCTCAGCTACGCCGCCGACGTTTTCTGAACATCAGATTGAAAACATCAGGAACTCGTCCAATCTCACTCGCCAAGTGAGCTCTCCTGCTGCCGCCTTATCTTCCTACTTGAATGCAGATAATG GCTACGCTATGATGAGCAGTTCAAACAGTTACAGAAACAAGGATCTTCCTTCAATCAGTTGCTCACCGAGGCAAAACTCTCTGATGTCTCAGATTTCTGAGATCCGAAGCAAAGGAAGTGGCCATGGCAGTGAATCAGAGACTCAG TTCGAGGATGCAGTTCCTTGCAGGGTTCGAGCCAAACGGGGTTGCGCTACTCACCCACGGAGCATCGCTGAGAGG GTGAGGAGGAATAAAATTAGTGAAAGAATTAAAAAGTTGCAGGAACTTGTTCCTAACATGGATAAG CAAACCAACACCGCCGATATGCTCGATTTAGCAGTCGTTTACATCAAAAATCTACAGAAACAAGTCAAG ATGCTTACAGAAGAGCAGGCAAACTGCACCTGCTCATCTAGCAAGAAGAGGAAGTACCCGAGCAATGGAGTGGCCGAGTGCTGTAAAATATGA